Proteins encoded within one genomic window of Nonomuraea gerenzanensis:
- a CDS encoding GNAT family N-acetyltransferase gives MSPLPLLSATEIRSDRLLLRKTLYEADREALIELSTDPEVRAHIGGPQPRDEAERHFDAVLAAGATSRPGSYLIAEHPANRLLGTLTLVRRARELPGHVTEEGEELELGYVLRRSAWGAGFAFEAATAVLGTAARELPDQPVVLITQTANERSLKLATRLGFTPVSTFEEWGAEQTLCTAPLSRFLI, from the coding sequence ATGAGCCCCTTGCCCCTGCTCTCCGCCACGGAGATCCGCTCGGACCGCCTCCTGCTCCGCAAGACGCTGTACGAGGCCGACCGTGAAGCGCTCATCGAGCTCTCCACCGATCCCGAGGTGCGGGCCCACATCGGCGGCCCCCAGCCGCGCGACGAGGCCGAGCGGCACTTCGACGCGGTCCTGGCCGCCGGCGCGACCTCCAGGCCGGGCAGCTACCTCATCGCGGAGCACCCGGCGAACCGGCTGCTCGGCACGCTGACGCTCGTCCGCCGGGCGCGCGAGCTGCCCGGGCACGTCACCGAGGAGGGCGAGGAGCTGGAGCTGGGGTACGTGCTGCGGCGCAGCGCCTGGGGCGCGGGGTTCGCCTTCGAGGCCGCCACGGCCGTGCTGGGCACCGCGGCCCGCGAGCTGCCCGACCAGCCGGTCGTGCTCATCACCCAGACCGCGAACGAACGATCGCTGAAACTCGCCACCCGCCTCGGCTTCACCCCGGTCAGCACGTTCGAGGAGTGGGGCGCCGAGCAGACCCTGTGCACGGCTCCTCTGTCCAGGTTCCTCATCTGA
- a CDS encoding class I SAM-dependent DNA methyltransferase has translation MFSPHGPSLRELAIQALSSVERGYDLLAPKFEHTPFRTPAPVLDATAAALRPFGPFERGLDVCCGTGAGVNVLRPLCRERITGVDFSSGMLAQARRTHQDATWVRADARALPFTGAFDLAVTFGAMGHFLPAERPALFAGVHRALRPGGLFAFPIGAPPPVTSARYWALQGFDLAMRVRNAVWRPPFVMYYGTGWPRAVSDDLAAAGFTVTAVPLPALGRREDGSPRGRLLLARRP, from the coding sequence ATGTTCTCGCCTCACGGCCCGTCGCTGCGCGAGCTGGCGATCCAGGCGCTGTCGTCGGTCGAGCGCGGTTACGACCTGCTCGCCCCCAAGTTCGAGCACACCCCGTTCCGCACCCCCGCCCCCGTCCTCGACGCGACCGCCGCAGCGCTGCGCCCGTTCGGGCCGTTCGAGCGGGGCCTGGACGTGTGCTGCGGCACCGGCGCGGGCGTCAATGTCCTGCGCCCCCTGTGCCGGGAACGGATCACGGGCGTCGACTTCAGCTCCGGCATGCTCGCGCAGGCCCGCCGGACGCATCAGGACGCCACCTGGGTACGGGCCGACGCCCGCGCCCTGCCCTTCACCGGAGCCTTCGACCTGGCGGTCACGTTCGGGGCGATGGGGCACTTCCTGCCCGCCGAGCGGCCCGCGCTCTTCGCCGGTGTCCATCGTGCCTTACGGCCTGGCGGGCTGTTCGCCTTCCCGATCGGCGCGCCGCCGCCCGTCACCTCGGCCCGGTACTGGGCGCTGCAGGGTTTCGACCTGGCCATGCGGGTGCGTAACGCCGTCTGGCGCCCGCCGTTCGTCATGTACTACGGCACCGGCTGGCCGCGCGCGGTGAGCGACGACCTGGCGGCGGCCGGGTTCACCGTGACGGCGGTCCCGCTGCCGGCCCTGGGCCGCCGCGAGGACGGCAGCCCGCGCGGCCGGCTCCTGCTCGCACGCAGGCCATAA
- a CDS encoding SRPBCC family protein, whose translation MAVVRFHLLSSLSPAAALRVLTDFGPSRAQSWPSIDAEHFSVHQLGDTWAEVTEGTAAAWERARYDWDAEQGRVVVTTLDSKLFGPGGGWDIRLTPEGDGTRVDVELTRRPSTFKGKVLAALLPLAATSSLRKSFGEPLKAK comes from the coding sequence ATGGCAGTGGTGCGCTTTCACCTCCTCTCCTCGCTCAGCCCCGCCGCCGCGTTGCGGGTGCTGACGGACTTCGGTCCCTCGCGGGCGCAGAGCTGGCCCTCGATCGACGCCGAGCACTTCTCGGTGCACCAGCTCGGCGACACCTGGGCCGAGGTGACCGAGGGGACGGCCGCCGCTTGGGAGCGCGCCCGCTACGACTGGGACGCGGAGCAGGGCAGGGTGGTCGTCACCACGCTCGACTCGAAGCTGTTCGGGCCCGGTGGTGGGTGGGACATCCGGCTCACCCCCGAGGGTGACGGCACCCGGGTGGACGTCGAGCTGACGCGGCGGCCCAGCACGTTCAAGGGCAAGGTGCTCGCCGCGCTGCTCCCGCTCGCCGCCACCTCGTCGCTGCGCAAGTCCTTCGGCGAGCCGCTGAAGGCGAAGTGA
- a CDS encoding LysR family transcriptional regulator — protein MDTEAMRSFVLAAELGQLQHAADELGVTQQAVSKRIAALERELEVRLFTRTARGVELTLDGQAFLPHARGVVAGVDRAVTAVRPGSRALRIDVLGYRSAQAVVLHDYWRAHPGTDLDVVTLRVDDPHVAAAAVQAGEVDASFRTVTDPATLPRDVRLVRAFDSPLELLVGPRHPLASARTLTPPQLRRLRIWVPGIAPRSEWAQFYDQLAAAFDLRVDAAGPHFGDEVLLDTLADSADVATLVGARDRYLWPAHYDLRRIPIVNPTLAYPLYLMVPATNPHPGLRAVIDHLARLAPLPGAVWLPSWAHASPL, from the coding sequence TGCGCTCCTTCGTCCTGGCGGCGGAGCTCGGGCAGTTGCAACACGCGGCCGACGAGCTGGGCGTGACCCAGCAGGCGGTCTCGAAGCGGATCGCGGCCCTGGAGCGCGAGCTGGAGGTCCGCCTGTTCACCCGGACCGCAAGAGGGGTGGAGCTGACGCTCGACGGCCAGGCGTTCCTGCCGCACGCGCGTGGCGTCGTGGCGGGCGTCGATCGCGCCGTCACCGCGGTCCGGCCCGGCTCGCGGGCGTTGCGGATCGACGTGCTGGGCTACCGCAGCGCGCAGGCCGTCGTCCTGCACGACTACTGGCGCGCGCACCCGGGGACCGACCTCGACGTGGTGACGCTCCGGGTCGACGACCCGCACGTGGCCGCCGCCGCCGTCCAGGCGGGCGAGGTCGACGCCTCCTTCCGCACCGTCACCGACCCGGCCACGCTGCCGCGCGACGTGCGGCTGGTCCGCGCCTTCGACTCCCCGCTCGAACTGCTCGTCGGCCCCAGGCACCCGCTCGCCTCGGCCCGCACGCTGACCCCGCCCCAGCTGCGCAGGCTGCGGATCTGGGTGCCGGGGATCGCACCCAGGAGCGAGTGGGCGCAGTTCTACGACCAGCTCGCCGCCGCCTTCGACCTCCGCGTCGACGCGGCGGGCCCGCACTTCGGCGACGAGGTGCTGCTCGACACCCTCGCGGACTCCGCCGACGTGGCCACCCTCGTCGGCGCCCGCGACCGCTACCTCTGGCCCGCGCACTACGACCTGCGCCGCATCCCGATCGTGAACCCGACGCTCGCCTACCCGCTCTACCTCATGGTGCCCGCCACGAACCCGCACCCGGGGCTGCGGGCCGTCATCGACCACCTCGCGCGCCTGGCACCGCTGCCGGGGGCGGTCTGGCTGCCGTCCTGGGCACATGCGTCACCGCTTTGA